In a single window of the candidate division WWE3 bacterium genome:
- a CDS encoding ZIP family metal transporter, producing the protein MTLFYIIIALSIVGFGSLLGALTLVINQKILSKILLSLVSLAAGTLMGGAFLDLLPEGAARLPVTTLFEVTLASFVCFLLLEKVLHWHHCNEAEDAHKHFGTLNLIGEAVHNFIDGLIVAAAFITSPALGVTISTAVIFHEIPKEIGDVGVFLHAGFGRKKAVLANFGISMIAILGGICGYFLGQSSPLIIAYLLPIAAGGFIYIAAADLIPEVRTDNSRLNIVSSFLLFLLGIGIIYLTRGA; encoded by the coding sequence GTGACACTCTTCTATATTATTATCGCTTTATCAATCGTTGGTTTTGGGTCCTTACTGGGAGCGCTGACGCTAGTTATAAATCAAAAAATCCTCTCAAAAATATTACTCTCGTTAGTTTCTTTAGCCGCCGGAACTTTAATGGGTGGAGCTTTTTTGGATCTGCTACCAGAGGGGGCGGCCAGACTTCCCGTGACGACCTTGTTTGAAGTTACTCTAGCGTCATTCGTCTGTTTTTTACTCCTGGAGAAAGTCCTGCACTGGCATCACTGCAACGAAGCGGAAGATGCCCATAAGCATTTTGGCACTCTAAATCTAATTGGCGAAGCGGTTCACAATTTTATAGATGGCTTAATTGTGGCCGCCGCTTTTATAACAAGTCCGGCCCTTGGCGTCACTATTAGTACCGCCGTCATTTTTCACGAAATTCCCAAAGAAATTGGTGATGTGGGAGTATTTTTACACGCCGGCTTCGGCCGTAAAAAAGCCGTTCTTGCTAATTTTGGGATTTCTATGATCGCAATTTTAGGGGGAATTTGCGGCTACTTTTTAGGTCAGTCGTCACCATTAATCATTGCGTATCTTTTACCAATTGCTGCCGGTGGTTTTATTTACATTGCCGCGGCAGACTTAATCCCGGAAGTTAGAACCGATAATTCACGTCTTAATATTGTCTCTTCATTTTTATTATTTCTACTTGGAATTGGAATTATTTACCTCACTCGTGGCGCTTAA
- a CDS encoding SET domain-containing protein-lysine N-methyltransferase translates to MNSIYPKWPVYVGWSETLKCRGMFASSDIKKGEVIEKCPLILIKYEDERKKLESRPSGNIIDNYYYDWDDNNWCLPLGYAMLYNHSYQPNAEYVFDYTNELLVYVAVTDIAKESEILVNYNGFPEDQNPIDSWFKEYDGRNIV, encoded by the coding sequence ATGAATAGTATTTACCCCAAATGGCCGGTTTATGTTGGTTGGTCGGAAACTTTAAAGTGCCGAGGAATGTTTGCGTCCAGTGATATTAAAAAGGGTGAAGTTATAGAAAAATGTCCTTTGATACTTATTAAATACGAAGATGAAAGAAAGAAGCTTGAATCTCGACCGTCTGGAAACATCATCGACAATTATTATTACGATTGGGACGATAACAACTGGTGCCTGCCTCTTGGTTACGCCATGCTATACAACCACTCCTATCAACCTAACGCAGAATATGTTTTTGATTACACTAACGAACTTTTGGTTTATGTCGCGGTTACAGATATCGCAAAAGAATCAGAGATATTGGTAAACTACAACGGTTTCCCTGAAGATCAAAACCCAATTGATAGCTGGTTTAAAGAATACGATGGTCGAAACATCGTTTAA
- a CDS encoding tRNA-dihydrouridine synthase: MTNFWQRLPKPFTVLAPMDGVTDVAFREVLFRAARPDVFFTEFTSSEGLLSRGRERLLRNFVFNKAEHPIVAQIWGSTPAAFTEAARTVKDLGFDGVDINMGCPVRGVIAHHSCSYLITDEKLTADIVAATKEGAGDMPVSVKTRIGFNKIDTERWFSFLLGQNLAAITVHGRVASQLSKYPANWEEIGKVAKLRDELSLSTIIVGNGDVKSYADVVKRSEETGVDGVMIGRGVFENLWCFEKPLDSVEHTEGEKIEMFRYHIANYQEYFGETRDFNMLKKFTKVYINGFPGASELRQKLMETQSLAELTEILRKA; encoded by the coding sequence ATGACTAATTTCTGGCAAAGACTTCCCAAACCTTTCACAGTTCTCGCCCCTATGGATGGGGTGACTGACGTGGCCTTTCGGGAAGTCTTATTCCGGGCAGCAAGGCCGGACGTTTTCTTTACTGAATTTACCAGCTCCGAAGGTCTGCTTTCTCGCGGTCGTGAGCGACTGCTGCGTAACTTCGTTTTTAACAAGGCGGAACATCCGATCGTGGCTCAGATCTGGGGCAGTACACCGGCCGCCTTTACTGAAGCCGCGCGAACGGTCAAAGATCTAGGCTTTGATGGGGTTGACATCAACATGGGATGTCCAGTGCGGGGCGTAATTGCGCATCATAGCTGTTCCTACCTCATCACTGACGAAAAATTAACAGCCGATATCGTTGCGGCGACCAAAGAAGGAGCTGGCGATATGCCAGTTAGCGTTAAAACTAGAATCGGTTTTAATAAAATTGACACTGAACGCTGGTTTAGCTTTCTGCTTGGTCAGAATTTAGCCGCTATTACGGTGCATGGCCGGGTCGCTTCGCAGCTTTCTAAATATCCGGCTAATTGGGAAGAAATAGGTAAAGTGGCTAAACTTCGTGACGAGTTAAGTCTCAGCACTATTATAGTGGGTAATGGTGACGTTAAAAGTTACGCTGATGTGGTCAAGCGGTCAGAAGAGACAGGGGTTGACGGCGTTATGATTGGTAGGGGAGTGTTTGAGAATTTGTGGTGTTTTGAGAAGCCTCTTGATTCGGTCGAACACACTGAAGGCGAGAAGATCGAAATGTTTAGATATCACATTGCAAATTATCAAGAATATTTTGGAGAGACCCGTGATTTTAATATGCTCAAGAAATTCACCAAAGTCTATATAAACGGCTTCCCGGGTGCTTCAGAATTAAGGCAAAAACTGATGGAAACTCAATCATTAGCAGAATTAACAGAGATTTTAAGGAAAGCTTAA
- a CDS encoding ABC transporter permease: MMHELSPILVIAYRDLMKFLRDRQRIVFSLVFPLVFIAVLGGSINSNLAQNVGYNYLTFIFIGVIAQTLFQTTASGVISLIEDRENDFSQEIFVSPISRYSIIIGKILGESLVAMVQLIGIFAIGFIIRVPLQMSHLILLIPFSLLVCLFGGAFGILILSNLGSQRSANQIFPFIMFPQFFLAGVFTPIKTLPIYLLILSRIAPMTYAVDLLRSIYYSGLPEINKVVLHPFILNLGVILAFTVIFISIGTFLFVKNEKNR; encoded by the coding sequence ATGATGCATGAATTAAGCCCAATTTTAGTAATCGCTTATCGTGATTTAATGAAGTTTCTACGCGATCGGCAACGAATCGTGTTTTCTTTAGTTTTTCCTTTGGTCTTTATTGCGGTTCTTGGTGGCAGTATTAACTCAAATCTTGCTCAAAACGTTGGTTATAATTATTTAACCTTTATTTTCATTGGAGTGATCGCTCAAACTTTGTTCCAGACCACCGCTTCCGGTGTCATCTCACTAATAGAAGATCGGGAAAATGATTTTAGTCAGGAAATTTTCGTCTCCCCAATTTCTCGCTACTCTATTATCATCGGCAAAATCTTAGGAGAATCACTCGTCGCCATGGTTCAACTCATCGGAATTTTCGCAATCGGTTTTATAATTCGAGTACCACTACAGATGTCGCATTTAATACTGCTGATACCGTTTAGCTTATTAGTATGCCTCTTTGGCGGGGCCTTTGGGATTTTAATTTTATCTAATTTAGGTAGTCAGCGCTCAGCTAATCAGATTTTTCCTTTTATAATGTTCCCGCAATTTTTCCTGGCCGGTGTTTTTACGCCTATTAAAACTTTACCAATCTACCTGTTAATTTTGTCACGCATTGCCCCAATGACTTACGCCGTTGACCTCCTGCGCAGCATTTACTATTCAGGGCTCCCGGAAATTAATAAAGTGGTGTTGCACCCTTTTATTCTTAATTTGGGGGTTATCCTGGCTTTTACAGTTATCTTCATTTCGATCGGTACTTTCTTGTTTGTAAAAAACGAAAAGAATAGATAA
- a CDS encoding FMN-binding protein — protein sequence MKKILLSVVVVSAFIFYSLTQQGNSATVPVIATVPTTTPQAPVMAPPTTPAVIAPPARPPMMSKYKDGTFIGSVADAYYGNIQVAAVIKNGKLTAVNFLQYPSDRSRSIEINKHAMPLLSQEAISAQSNQVDGVSGASDSSAAFVQSLGDALASALN from the coding sequence ATGAAAAAAATACTCCTATCTGTCGTCGTCGTCTCCGCCTTTATTTTTTATAGCTTAACTCAACAGGGAAACTCCGCGACTGTTCCTGTCATCGCTACTGTTCCTACTACAACACCGCAAGCACCAGTGATGGCCCCGCCAACTACGCCTGCAGTGATTGCACCACCAGCCAGGCCGCCAATGATGTCTAAATATAAAGATGGCACTTTTATCGGTTCCGTGGCCGATGCTTACTACGGTAATATTCAGGTGGCAGCAGTAATTAAAAACGGTAAGTTAACCGCGGTCAATTTTTTGCAGTATCCCAGTGATCGTTCCCGCTCGATCGAAATTAATAAACACGCGATGCCGCTACTATCGCAAGAAGCAATTAGCGCTCAAAGTAATCAGGTTGATGGCGTTTCCGGAGCCTCTGATTCCAGTGCCGCCTTTGTGCAATCCCTTGGCGATGCATTAGCATCCGCCTTAAATTAA
- a CDS encoding FAD:protein FMN transferase, which yields MQEKRVMWDMPITVEVLDTRVGLHDLNKVYDYFKYVDDTFSTFNKNSEIERINRGELSLADASRDVKEVLKLCDQTKEDSHGYYDINRSGRLEPLGLVKGWAIFKASQILDGLGFTNYYVEAGGDIQVKGPGHQCDGWHIGIRNPFKHQEIVKTVKLIEGGVATSGTSARGQHIYNPFKPGQPILEIASLTVIGPNIYEADRMATPAFAMGTEGINFIEALPGLEGYLIDKDGLATYTSGFTNYVV from the coding sequence ATGCAGGAAAAACGTGTCATGTGGGACATGCCAATCACTGTTGAAGTCTTGGACACTAGGGTTGGCCTTCACGATCTAAATAAAGTTTACGACTATTTTAAATATGTTGACGACACCTTTAGCACATTTAATAAAAATAGTGAGATTGAGCGGATTAATCGCGGAGAATTAAGTCTGGCCGACGCGTCACGCGATGTCAAAGAAGTTTTAAAACTATGCGACCAAACAAAAGAGGATTCACACGGATATTATGATATCAATCGCAGCGGTCGCCTAGAACCTTTAGGACTAGTTAAAGGCTGGGCTATATTTAAGGCGTCACAGATTCTTGACGGGCTGGGCTTTACTAATTATTACGTCGAAGCCGGCGGCGACATTCAAGTCAAAGGGCCGGGGCATCAATGCGACGGTTGGCATATTGGAATTCGCAATCCGTTTAAGCATCAAGAAATAGTAAAAACTGTTAAATTAATAGAAGGTGGTGTGGCTACCTCTGGCACGTCGGCTCGCGGTCAACACATCTATAATCCATTTAAACCCGGTCAGCCAATTCTGGAAATCGCTAGCCTAACGGTCATTGGACCAAATATTTACGAGGCGGATCGAATGGCGACGCCAGCTTTTGCGATGGGCACAGAGGGCATTAATTTTATTGAGGCTCTGCCAGGTCTGGAAGGCTATTTGATAGATAAAGACGGCCTTGCTACATATACCAGTGGTTTTACTAATTATGTGGTCTAA
- a CDS encoding RnfABCDGE type electron transport complex subunit D has product MWSKFLNLIDNFLNRITMYRLVLYVLIGLLASAVILGALGVVPYNPAALILSTSFILLISLITNDVFAKVFKAVKNQESVYITALILALIVSPITSFHDLIFLFWVSVLATAGKYILAIGKKHLFNPAAIAVVITAFGINQSASWWVGNTFTTPLVIIGGLLLTRKIRREKIVYTFIAIVVGVSLLFGLVKGSNMLTMLNTILWHSPLFFFAFVMLTEPITSPVNNTFQMIFAFIVGILFVPQIHVGSFYFTPELALVIGNVFAYFVTPKYKLVFNIKERVKTAADTFDFVFPLTKKVSYLPGQYMEWTLGSSRNDNRGNRRYFTLASSPTENNLRLGVKFYQPASSYKEALLTGSNATIVASQLAGDFVLPSYKNEKCVFIAGGIGVTPFRSMLKYLIDTNDKRDIKVIYANKKAEDIVYKDVFDAAKETLGIETTYTFGHVTTELIKETIKDYQDRVFYISGPQLMVKATKEALLGQGVSNHHIKTDFFPGFA; this is encoded by the coding sequence ATGTGGTCTAAGTTTTTAAACTTAATCGACAACTTTTTAAACCGAATTACGATGTACCGTTTGGTACTGTATGTTCTGATCGGACTACTAGCCTCAGCGGTCATATTAGGGGCTCTCGGCGTCGTTCCCTACAACCCAGCAGCTCTAATTTTATCGACTAGTTTTATTCTCCTCATATCTCTTATTACCAACGACGTTTTTGCCAAAGTTTTTAAAGCAGTCAAAAATCAGGAATCGGTTTATATTACCGCTTTAATACTGGCTTTAATCGTGTCTCCTATCACGTCATTTCATGATTTAATCTTTTTATTTTGGGTTTCGGTACTAGCCACGGCCGGAAAATATATCCTGGCAATCGGAAAGAAGCATTTATTTAATCCGGCTGCCATCGCCGTCGTCATAACAGCCTTTGGTATTAATCAAAGTGCCAGCTGGTGGGTAGGGAATACCTTCACGACGCCTTTAGTTATCATCGGCGGCCTGCTACTCACTCGCAAAATTCGACGCGAGAAGATAGTTTATACATTCATTGCCATTGTTGTTGGGGTGAGTTTACTCTTCGGTTTAGTTAAAGGATCGAATATGCTTACTATGCTAAATACGATTTTATGGCACTCTCCACTATTCTTTTTCGCTTTTGTGATGCTCACCGAACCGATTACCAGCCCTGTCAATAACACATTTCAAATGATATTCGCGTTTATAGTTGGCATTTTATTCGTGCCCCAGATTCACGTTGGCAGTTTTTACTTTACGCCGGAATTAGCTTTGGTCATTGGTAATGTTTTTGCTTACTTCGTGACCCCAAAATATAAATTAGTCTTTAATATCAAAGAAAGAGTAAAAACGGCCGCCGATACTTTCGATTTCGTCTTTCCACTAACTAAAAAAGTATCTTATCTCCCCGGGCAATATATGGAATGGACTTTGGGATCGAGTCGCAACGACAACCGCGGCAATCGTCGCTACTTTACTTTAGCTTCTTCGCCAACCGAAAATAATTTACGATTGGGCGTTAAGTTTTATCAACCAGCCAGTAGTTATAAAGAAGCCTTGTTGACGGGATCTAACGCCACTATTGTGGCTTCGCAATTAGCCGGTGACTTCGTATTACCGTCATATAAAAATGAAAAATGCGTTTTTATTGCCGGTGGCATTGGCGTCACGCCGTTTCGGAGCATGCTTAAATATTTGATAGACACGAACGATAAACGCGACATTAAAGTAATTTATGCTAATAAAAAAGCCGAGGACATCGTTTATAAAGATGTGTTTGACGCGGCGAAGGAGACACTTGGCATTGAGACAACTTATACTTTTGGCCATGTCACTACTGAGCTAATTAAAGAGACAATAAAAGATTACCAGGACAGAGTTTTTTATATTTCCGGGCCGCAATTGATGGTTAAGGCAACTAAAGAGGCTCTTCTCGGACAAGGCGTAAGTAATCACCATATTAAAACCGACTTCTTTCCCGGCTTTGCATAA